In Deltaproteobacteria bacterium, the genomic stretch AATCGATCTTTGACGGTATCAGTGATGAGATCTTGATTTTGGATGATGACTATACCATCCTGAATGCCAACAAGACCTTCCTGGAGAACTACGGGCTGGAAAAAGACAGGGCCGTAGGGAAGAAATGTTATGAGATCAAGCAACATTCGGGAGGCCCATGTGCCTGGGAAAACACCACCTGTCCTCTGGACGAGGCCAGGAACACCGCCAAACGGGTGAAGATGACCCATGAACATACTCCTGACGGGGAGAATGCAAAGAAGTTCCTGATCGACATGTTTCCCATCGTCCTGGAGAACGGGCGCATTTCCTGCTTTGCAGAGATCGCCCGAGAGTTGACGGATTACAAGGCCTTGGCGAGGAGGCTCCAGGCCTCGGAAAAGCGTTTCCGGGCTATCCTGGACACAGCCACCAACGCCATCCTCAGTATCGACGAAAGCCATCGGATCATCCTTTTTAACAAGGCCGCACAAAGAATTTTCGGCTATTCTCCTCTGGAGATCCTTGGAAAGGACCTAGGCATCCTCATTCCTGAGCGTTACGGAGACCACCATGTCTTTGTGAAGCGATTCCTGGAGCGCAGGGAATCTGAGATCATGGGGAAAACTTTGTCTCTTGCCGCCCTTCATAAGGAAGGATGGGAATTCCCTGTCGAACTCAGTCTTTCCCATATAGAATTGGACGGAAGAACCACTTTCACCGCCATCATCAGGGACGTTTCGGAAAGACGGCATCTCGAGAAGAAACTCCTCCAATCCGAACGGTTGGCGGCCGTGGGACAGGCCGTGGCCCATGTGGCCCACGAAATCAAAAACCCCCTCATGATCATAGGTGGATTCACCAGCCAGTTGAAAAAGAGTCTGACCGGCGAAAAGGATCTTCACAAGCTGAACATGATCCTGGACGAGGTGGGCAGGCTGGAGAGGCTTGTGGCCGGGCTGGGCGATTTTACAAAAACCTATCGCCTTACAAAAAAAATGGCGAACGTAAACGATATCCTGCGAGACGTCATGAAGATCATGGCCGAGGTCTATCCTCCCAATCGTTACGGTTTCAGGGAGGAACTCTCTGACCAAATCCAGGAGATCCACTGCGATCCTGATAAGCTGAAACAGGTCTTTATTAACATTGTCTCGAACGGCTTCCAGGCCATGAACGAGGGTGGAAAGATCGCCGTTTCAACAGAGAGTATCCCGGAGGGAGTGGAGATCCGGATCAGCGACGAGGGGGTTGGAATCCCGGAAGAAGACCTCCATCACATCTTCGAGCCTTTTTACACCACACGGGAAAGAGGCTCAGGGCTGGGTCTCCCAATCTCATATAAAATCGTGGAAGCCCATGAAGGGGACATATCGGCCGTCAGTCGACCTGGAAAAGGAACCACCTTCATTATAAGACTGCCTGCCTGCTGATCCATCCCCCCATTAATCCCGCACAACCCTTCCATATTAAACGATAATTTGACTTAAAAATCAGAATGTTAGAGCGAAACAAAAGGGAAGCTTTTTTTCGACATTTTTATTTGACTTGTTCTGACAATATTGATAAAAATGATTTCTTATCGCGGGGTGGAGCAGTCAGGTAGCTCGTCGGGCTCATAACCCGAAGGTCGGTGGTTCGAATCCGCCCCCCGCTACCAGCAAAATCAAGGGTCGACCTTTTTGGTTGACCCTTTTTTCGTCTCTGGTTGCACAAGGTTAGGTTGCGGAGTGCCAATGTCGCCGTTTCCATCGGCTGATAACCCATGGCCGATGCCCAGATCCCATTCAGCTTTTGCAGCTGTGTTGCCCGGCTCGGTCGCCGGCCGCACAGGTTCAATTTAAACCCCCTATCGTTTTTAACCATTCGACACCCCTCCCTATCTGGTCAATAAAGATTCGTTGTTCGGTGTGTACACATTTTTTGGGAAAGACCACTCGCCCTTCTCACAAGGCCGGAACCTCCCTCCTTGACTGGGTCGCAAGAAGCTGATATTTATTATAATTGGTATGATAATGTTAATAGCACATTAAGGAGGAACTAATGCCTACAAAGACAGAACGGATTACCATTCTTGGAACGCCGGAGTTTAAGGCATTCTTGGTTACCCAGGCAAAAAAACAAGGAATCAGCCTTTCGGAGTTTGTGCGTCGGCGTTGCATGAGAGAATCAGAGGACGATGAGCAGGAGATTCTTTCCCAACTGCTCAAAGAGCTCAAGGCGGCCACGAAAAAGGCAAAAAGCTCACTGGAAAAAGGCATAGCGGATGCAAAGAAAATTCTTTCAGAAATGAGGGTGAAGCATGAGTGCGATTAAAGAGGCCATATCCGCGATGAGAGAGGTCCTGCTTCTGACGGGTAAGGTAGACCGGGTCGGGTCATTGCTCAGCCAGATATCCGATGAATTGCGGGACCACGATAGGAGGTTGGTTCGGCTGGAAACATTAGTGGAGGCTGCCCAAAAGCGGCAGTCGCATGATTGACGGGTGAGGCATTTTCCCAATAAAAAACCCATATTGGGTCAGTGGTAGTTTTACGCAGAGAGGTTCCGCCAATCATTTTCCGGATTTTTTAATGGCTATGGGCGGTGTTTTAGTAATCTTATATTGGTAGCTAACTGGAGGGACGCACCATGGACAAACGCATACAGATCGTCGAGGGAGACATCACCCGGCAGGAGGTGGACGCCATTGTTAACGCGGCGAACAATTCCCTGCTGGGCGGTGGCGGAGTCGATGGGGCCATTCATAGGGCGGCTGGGCCGGAACTCCTGGAGGAAACCCGCAAGATCGGTGGATGCCCGACCGGTGAGGCACGTGTCAGCAAGGGCTACCGGCTCCCTGCCAAGTGGGTCATTCATACCGTGGGTCCCGTCTGGACCGGGGGGCAAAGAAACGAAGAGGCCCTCCTGGCCGGTTGCTACCGCAGCAGTCTAAAGGCCGCCGTTGACCTGGGTGTGAAATCCATCGCTTTTCCGTCCATCAGTACGGGGGCCTACGGGTTCCCCCTGGAAAGGGCCACGGAAATCGCCCTTGAGGAGACCCGAAAATTCCTTCAAGAAGACCAAACCCTGGAAAAGGTGGTCTTCGTCTGCTTCGGAGAAAAGGTCTATCGGACTTACCGGGAGATCGCCTCCAGGATCTTCGGGGAACAGCCTGGATAAAACAGGGGCCTAGTCCTCATCCTTCAGGAAATAGCGGTGGTACTCCTTTTCGGTAAGATAGGTCTTGAGCAACCGTCCCAGGAGGTTGAAGAGGCCCTCCAAGTCCTCGTCGGACATCCGCCTTCGGATCAGGGACATGTGATCATCGTCTGAAAATTTCTGCAGGTAATAGGTCAGGGTGTACTCGTTCACCTCCCTGCTGAGGCCGAACCCGACAAGGCCATCGTATTTCTCGACGAAGCGGTGGTGGTGTTTGGGCATGGACTGGGCTCCTTTGCGTTCTGATCATTCCAGGAATTCCGTTGCCTTGGGAAATGGGGCCTGGAATGCAAGGGTTCGGTATAGAGAGGCGATATCCCCCAGGAGCCTTTCCCGGCCATAGGTATCCACGGCAAAACGGCGGGAGGATTCCAGGAGCCGCCCCTTTTCCGGATCTTTCAGGTTTAGGAGATATTTCAACCCTTCAGTCAGGCCCCGCGCATCGTTCTTGCGGCAAAGCACTCCCCGCTCGCCGATCAGAAAATTCCCTTTGAGGGGGGCACCCCTTTCCTTTCCAAGGAGCAGGTCCCTTACACCCCCCGCATCCGTCGCCGCGACCGGTACGGAGGCGGCCATGGCCTCGATAATGGAAACCGGCGTTCCTTCGTTATCGGAAGTGAGAACCAGAACGTCCAGGTCAGCGTAAACGGGGCCCAGATCCTTGATCCATCCGCAAAACCTCACATGCCCTTCCAGGCCCTTTTCCCTGCAATAGGCCTCCAGTTCTCTTCTCAGCTCACCGTCCCCCACCACCACGAACACGACAGAAAGGCCGGGATTCTGTTCTAGAAACAGCCCCGCGGCATCAATGAACATCCTGTGGTTTTTGATCGGGACCAAGCGGCCCACGATACCCACCAACAGGGGCTCTCCATCCAGCCCGAGGTCTTTCCTGAACCGCCCCTTCCACTTGGAGACTCCCAGGAACGGGCCGAGATCAAAACCCAGACCAATGGTCCGAACCTTCTCCGGGGGTGCGATTCGGTACTTCCTGCACAATTCCTGTTTTTGAGTCTCACTGATGGCGATGATGAAATCCGTTTTCCAGGCGAGAAACCGCTCAATCAGGATGAAAAGGGATG encodes the following:
- a CDS encoding PAS domain S-box protein, with amino-acid sequence MEKQSVDDLRKEVKRLKQHLEEKTREIESLKWSRLFLESIFDGISDEILILDDDYTILNANKTFLENYGLEKDRAVGKKCYEIKQHSGGPCAWENTTCPLDEARNTAKRVKMTHEHTPDGENAKKFLIDMFPIVLENGRISCFAEIARELTDYKALARRLQASEKRFRAILDTATNAILSIDESHRIILFNKAAQRIFGYSPLEILGKDLGILIPERYGDHHVFVKRFLERRESEIMGKTLSLAALHKEGWEFPVELSLSHIELDGRTTFTAIIRDVSERRHLEKKLLQSERLAAVGQAVAHVAHEIKNPLMIIGGFTSQLKKSLTGEKDLHKLNMILDEVGRLERLVAGLGDFTKTYRLTKKMANVNDILRDVMKIMAEVYPPNRYGFREELSDQIQEIHCDPDKLKQVFINIVSNGFQAMNEGGKIAVSTESIPEGVEIRISDEGVGIPEEDLHHIFEPFYTTRERGSGLGLPISYKIVEAHEGDISAVSRPGKGTTFIIRLPAC
- a CDS encoding O-acetyl-ADP-ribose deacetylase, whose translation is MDKRIQIVEGDITRQEVDAIVNAANNSLLGGGGVDGAIHRAAGPELLEETRKIGGCPTGEARVSKGYRLPAKWVIHTVGPVWTGGQRNEEALLAGCYRSSLKAAVDLGVKSIAFPSISTGAYGFPLERATEIALEETRKFLQEDQTLEKVVFVCFGEKVYRTYREIASRIFGEQPG
- a CDS encoding cytoplasmic protein, which produces MPKHHHRFVEKYDGLVGFGLSREVNEYTLTYYLQKFSDDDHMSLIRRRMSDEDLEGLFNLLGRLLKTYLTEKEYHRYFLKDED
- a CDS encoding glycosyltransferase, with translation MRLRPIKIMRVIARLNIGGPAIHVHLLTEGLDEYGFRSRLVTGRISPDEGDMGYLFESASVKPIVIPELQREIRPLLDLKAFWKLLRILWRERPDIVHTHTAKAGTLGRAAAILCSLLRFSRKIRIVHTFHGNVFEGYFRPLMSSLFILIERFLAWKTDFIIAISETQKQELCRKYRIAPPEKVRTIGLGFDLGPFLGVSKWKGRFRKDLGLDGEPLLVGIVGRLVPIKNHRMFIDAAGLFLEQNPGLSVVFVVVGDGELRRELEAYCREKGLEGHVRFCGWIKDLGPVYADLDVLVLTSDNEGTPVSIIEAMAASVPVAATDAGGVRDLLLGKERGAPLKGNFLIGERGVLCRKNDARGLTEGLKYLLNLKDPEKGRLLESSRRFAVDTYGRERLLGDIASLYRTLAFQAPFPKATEFLE